The nucleotide sequence TGTCGCCCAGACCGACGCCAAGGGGGATCGAAGCCGGCGGCCGTCGCAGCAGCCTCACCCGGACTTGTACGTACGAGTCGTGTCGCAGGACGCTCGCGGCATCGTGATCCGTGGAGCGAAAGCGCACACGACCAACGCGGTGTTCAGCAACGAGATCTTCGTCCTCCCCACACGAGCGATGACCGAGGCCGACGCGGCCTACGCGGTGGCCTGCGCGGTGCCCGCCAACGCACCCGGGCTGACGATGGTCGCCAGTCCCCGCGGATTCAGCGCCACAAGCCAGTTCGACAACCCACTGAGCAGCCGGCACAGCCTGACGGAGTCACTGACGATCTTCGACGACGTGTTCGTTCCCTGGGAACGAGTGTTCCTCTGCGGGCAGTGGCAGTACGCGGCCATGTTGGCGAAGACGTTCGTCGAGTTCCACCGGTTCACCGCAGTCTCCTACAAGACGCCGCTGTTGGAGTTGCTGCTCGGGGCGGCGGCGCTGGTCGCGGACTGCAACGGGCTTCTGGGCGTTGCCCACGTCCGCGACAAACTCGCCCGGATGGCGATGTACCTCGAGGCGGTACGCGGCCTGACCACCGCGTCAGCCGTAGAGCACCGGATCGTCGAGGGCATCGCCGTTCCCAACGTGCGGACCACAAACGCGGCGAAGTACTATTTCGCCCACGGATACCACGAAGTGGTACGCGACGTACAGGACATCGCCGGCGGCCTGACGGTGACTGGCCCTGCGGAGGAGGACTGGGACGCACCGGAGATACGTGCTCTGATCGAGCCGTACCTGATGGGGCGCGAGGGCGTCGATGGGGAGCGGCGCTTGCGCGTGATGAACCTGATCCGAGACCTGACCGCATCCGACCTGGGAGGCTATTTGGAGGTTCTGGCCATTCACGCCGAAGGATCCCTGCAGACACAGAAGCTGACGGTCCTGATGGACTTCGACCTGGAGCGTGTGTGTGCTCTTGCAGCCGAGGCGGCGGGGCTGCCGGCGACGGGGGCTGCTGACGCCGTCGGAGGAAAGGGGGAAGACAGATGAGAAGGACGAGATGGGTTTGCGTGGGGTTGTGGGGCACCGCGCTGCTGCTGGCCATCGCCCCGCAGGCTGGCTCAGCACCGGCGACCTGCCAGCTCGGTGTGCCAGCGATCAGACTGGGGGTCCAGGGCGTCGCATCCGGACCCCACGCGGATTACGGCCGCCAGATCCAGATGGGCGCAGTGATGGCGATCGAGGAGATCAACGCGCGGGGTGGTGTCCTGGGGTGCCGGCTGGAGATGCGCTTCATGGACGACGAGAACCGGCCGGCTACCGGTGTGCGCAACGCCCGGCTGCTGGTAACCGAGTACGGCGCGCACTTCCTGTACGGGACCGACAGCAGCGGGGTTGCGATGGCCCTGGGGCCGGTGCTCAAGGAGCTGGACCGCATCCAGTTCTTCACACACGCTGCCACGCACCGCCTGACGGAGGAACTCGTGGCGCAGCAGGGGATCCGGCAGATCGTGCGCGTCAGTGCGCCCGTGTACCAGGATGCGATTGCAGCATGGGTGTTCAAGGACAATCCACAGATTCGGCGCTGGGCGACGATCGGAGCCGACTATGAGTATGGCTACGCGACCTGGGCGCTGTTCCGCGATGCGATGCGGAGGTTCCGGCCGGATGTGGAGTTCGTGGGCGCGGCCTGGGCACCGTTTCTGACCACGGATTTCAGTCCTCATATCTCGGCGGTCATGGCGCAGAACCCCGACGGCATCATCGCCACCCCGTGGGCAGGCGAGGCAGTGACGCTTCTGCGGCAGGCCGTGCTGATGGGGGTCTTCGATCGCGTACAGGTGTGGTTCCAGGCCATGGGCGGGTCGGTCGACGTGCTGGAGGGCATTGCACGCGAGGTCCAGGAGGACCGCTTCAAGGGCAAGCTGTGGGCAACAGCCCGGTACATTCACAACTGGCCTGACACGCAGACCAACCGGGCCTTCGTCGAACGCTTCGAGCGGCGGTGGGCTCGCCTACCGAACTATTCGGCGGAGACCACCTATTCCGCGATCCAGATCACGAAGGCCGCGGTGGAGAGGTCTCGCAGCCTTCAGACCGACCGGGTCATCGCCGCTCTCCGCGGGATGCAGATCGTGACGCCGGCCGGCCTGCGAGTGTTCCGGGAGCAAGACCAGCAGTTCGTCTACACGGTGCCGGCAGGGCGCGTGGTGTGGAGCGCCCGGCACAACATGCCCATCCTCGGAGATCTCCGCGTCGTCAGCGCGCGGGAGTATTGGCGGTCTCCACCCTTTACACCGCTGCAGGTGGGAAGGTAGCCGCGCAGAAACGGGGATGGACGCGTTCCTCTACCAGGGCCTGGTCGGCGTCTCGCTGGCCATGTATCTTTGGTTGATCTCCGCCGGGCTCACGATCGTCTTCGGCGTGCTGGGGGTTCTGAACTTCGCTCACGGCAGCCTGTTCATGCTAGGCGCCTACCTAGCCTATACGTTCTACGGCCCGGCGGAGCTTCCCTTTGCGGTCTCCGTGCTGGCGGCCGTCGCAGTCGTAGCCGTGGTCGGCCTCGTCATGGAGCACTTCTTCCTGCGTCATCTCTACGCGGTGGATGTGGCCTACCAGTTGCTGCTCACGTTCGGCTTCGTGCTGGTTTTCGACGATCTCGTGAAGATCCTCTGGGGCGGCGTGTTCCGGATCCCGCCCATTCCGCGTTTCCTCGACGGCGCGTGGACGGTGTTCGGGCGACCGTTCCCCATCTATAACGCTTTCGTGATCGCCGTGGGACTGACCGTGGGTGCGGCGCTGTGGCTGCTGTTCGAACGGACGTGGTGGGGACGGACGGTACGGGCCACCGCTTCGGACCGAGACATGGCGGGCGCGCTCGGCGTGCGCGTCCCGCGCGTATTTTCAGCCGTCTTCATGTTCGGAGCTGCGCTGGCGGCCCTGGGTGGTGCACTAGGAACTCCCGTGCGTGTGGTCGCCCCGGGGATCGGTGGGGCGATGATCATCCAGGCGTTCATCATTACGGTGATCGGCGGGCTCGGCAACCTCAAGGGAGCTTTCATCGGTTCGCTGATCGTCGGGATCCTCTCAGCGTACGGAACACTGTTCTTTCCCGTGTTCGAACTGTTCTTCATCTTCGTGATTATGGCGGCCGTTCTACTCGTGCGACCGCAGGGTCTGTTCGGCACGGCGCGATGACGGCGTTGGCTGCAACGCGCTGGAGCGGCTGGCTGGCATGGTCGACCGGCCTGTTGCTCCTTGGGCTACTGCTGGTGCTCCCTTATGTGGCCAGCACCTACGTCATCTACGTCGCGACGCATGTGCTGATCCTCTCTCTGTTCGCGCTGGGTTTCAATCTGCTGTTTGGCTACTCGGGGCTGCTGTCGTTCGGACAGGCGGGATTCTACGCCGTGGGCGCCTACGTCTGTGCGAAGATCCTCCTTTCTACCCCTTCGCTGTTGCTCGGCGTGGGTGGGGGAACGCTGGCCGCAGGGTTGGTGGCGCTGCTCGTTGGCGCACTCTCGGTGCGACACACACGCATCTACTTCGCGATGCTGACGCTGGCCTTCGGGATGATCATTTTCTCCTTGGC is from Armatimonadota bacterium and encodes:
- a CDS encoding 4-hydroxyphenylacetate 3-hydroxylase N-terminal domain-containing protein — translated: MLRSPEEFLASLRDGRRVVYRGRLVDDVTAHPHLGKGARHVAVDFRLAHAHPHDDRFTVADEGTGDRVSRYFHVPRDGTSLLRRRDLIEAVTRAARSFVPLIKEIGTDALFALMIVTAQLDRDLRTNFRSRVDAFYRHCRDGDLAMAVAQTDAKGDRSRRPSQQPHPDLYVRVVSQDARGIVIRGAKAHTTNAVFSNEIFVLPTRAMTEADAAYAVACAVPANAPGLTMVASPRGFSATSQFDNPLSSRHSLTESLTIFDDVFVPWERVFLCGQWQYAAMLAKTFVEFHRFTAVSYKTPLLELLLGAAALVADCNGLLGVAHVRDKLARMAMYLEAVRGLTTASAVEHRIVEGIAVPNVRTTNAAKYYFAHGYHEVVRDVQDIAGGLTVTGPAEEDWDAPEIRALIEPYLMGREGVDGERRLRVMNLIRDLTASDLGGYLEVLAIHAEGSLQTQKLTVLMDFDLERVCALAAEAAGLPATGAADAVGGKGEDR
- a CDS encoding ABC transporter substrate-binding protein, with product MRRTRWVCVGLWGTALLLAIAPQAGSAPATCQLGVPAIRLGVQGVASGPHADYGRQIQMGAVMAIEEINARGGVLGCRLEMRFMDDENRPATGVRNARLLVTEYGAHFLYGTDSSGVAMALGPVLKELDRIQFFTHAATHRLTEELVAQQGIRQIVRVSAPVYQDAIAAWVFKDNPQIRRWATIGADYEYGYATWALFRDAMRRFRPDVEFVGAAWAPFLTTDFSPHISAVMAQNPDGIIATPWAGEAVTLLRQAVLMGVFDRVQVWFQAMGGSVDVLEGIAREVQEDRFKGKLWATARYIHNWPDTQTNRAFVERFERRWARLPNYSAETTYSAIQITKAAVERSRSLQTDRVIAALRGMQIVTPAGLRVFREQDQQFVYTVPAGRVVWSARHNMPILGDLRVVSAREYWRSPPFTPLQVGR
- a CDS encoding branched-chain amino acid ABC transporter permease gives rise to the protein MDAFLYQGLVGVSLAMYLWLISAGLTIVFGVLGVLNFAHGSLFMLGAYLAYTFYGPAELPFAVSVLAAVAVVAVVGLVMEHFFLRHLYAVDVAYQLLLTFGFVLVFDDLVKILWGGVFRIPPIPRFLDGAWTVFGRPFPIYNAFVIAVGLTVGAALWLLFERTWWGRTVRATASDRDMAGALGVRVPRVFSAVFMFGAALAALGGALGTPVRVVAPGIGGAMIIQAFIITVIGGLGNLKGAFIGSLIVGILSAYGTLFFPVFELFFIFVIMAAVLLVRPQGLFGTAR